Proteins encoded in a region of the Capra hircus breed San Clemente chromosome 3, ASM170441v1, whole genome shotgun sequence genome:
- the LRRC71 gene encoding leucine-rich repeat-containing protein 71 isoform X2, giving the protein MAVRMSASMEGLRAAPRPEAPRRRAWERGAGPGSQAGGARGWVGRPLVSAALWWRPWAPAGELRAARPFPAHSRPAPAEEYQCTGILEVDFAELCTRWGYTDFPKVVTRPRPQPTFAPSASTSEKPTVDDQRLSGSCSLNSLESKYVFFRPTIQVELEPEDKSVKEIYIRGWKVEERILGIFSKCLPSLSQLQAINLWKVGLTDKTLTTFIALLPLCSSTLRKVSLEGNPLPEQSYHKLMAADSTIAHLSLRNNNIDDRGAQLLGQALSTLHSCNRTLVSLNLGFNHIGDEGAGYIADGLRLNRSLLWLSLAHNRIQDKGALKLAEVLRPFELTHTEVVERRRLLLEKGSQERSRSPSTSRHGDSKTERDKNQLMGVSSFALVEKDKTQTVKTPKGLGKKKEKSGEVVKKEEKSGPGQSPTQGTPKKEDSAKAGKGKVTIPEQKLSKGKGAKTGSKEKRSILMESEHSGQSLDYNRPSKHLVGEGAEMVNPLLEPVEHRDGKVFMPGNKILLHLNLLRNRITEVGLEAFLTVVQYQAQFAKSKSASKGPVGLLWLSLAKNCFSPQCPTYTMIQELMLPRDPISKCKHREEEPVACST; this is encoded by the exons ATGGCCGTAAGGATGTCTGCCTCTATGGAGGGGCTCCGGGCCGCCCCGAGGCCAGAAGCCCCGCGCAGGCGAGCGTGGGAACGCGGCGCTGGGCCCGGATCCCAGGCGGGAGGGGCGCGGGGCTGGGTGGGGCGTCCTCTGGtctctgctgccctctggtgGCGGCCTTGGGCTCCAGCCGGCGAGCTCCGCGCGGCTCGGCCCTTTCCCGCCCACTCTCGCCCCGCCCCGGCAGAGGAGTACCAGTGCACTGGCATCCTCGAGGTGGACTTCGCTGAGCTCTGCACGCGGTGGGGCTACACGGACTTCCCCAAAGTGGTCACCCGACCCCGCCCGCAGCCGACCTTCGCCCCCTCGGCCTCTACGTCGGAGAAGCCCACAGTAG ATGACCAGCGGCTGTCGGGGTCCTGCAGCCTCAACAGCCTGGAGAGCAAATACGTGTTCTTCCGGCCCACCATCCAGGTGGAGCTGGAGCCGGAGGACAAGTCCGTGAAGGAAATCTACATTCGCG GTTGGAAGGTTGAGGAGCGGATCCTGGGTATCTTCTCGAAGTGTCTGCCCTCCCTCAGCCAGCTGCAGGCCATCAA CTTGTGGAAGGTGGGGCTGACTGATAAGACCCTGACTACCTTCATCGCCCTCTTGCCTCTCTGCTCATCCACGCTCAG GAAGGTGTCTCTGGAGGGGAACCCACTGCCGGAGCAGTCCTACCACAAGCTCATGGCAGCAGACAGCAC GATCGCGCATTTGTCTTTGCGGAACAACAACATCGACGACCGCGGGGCGCAGCTCCTGGGTCAGGCCCTGTCTACGCTGCACAGCTGCAACCGGACCCTGGTCTCGCTCAACCTGGGCTTCAACCACATCGGGGACGAGGGCGCGGGCTACATCGCAGAT ggCCTCCGGCTCAATCGCTCCCTGCTCTGGCTGTCCCTGGCCCACAACCGCATCCAGGACAAGGGCGCCCTGAAGCTGGCTGAG GTCCTGCGCCCGTTCGAGCTGACACATACCGAGGTGGTGGAGCGCCGGCGCCTCCTGCTGGAGAAAGGTTCGCAGGAGCGCTCGCGATCG CCTTCCACCTCTCGGCACGGGGACTCCAAAACAGAGCGTGACAAGAACCAGCTGATGGGGGTCAGCAGTTTTGCACTGGTGGAGAAGGACAAGACGCAGACAGTGAAGACACCCAAGGGTCTGGGCAAGAAAAAGGAGAAGTCGGGG GAAGTggtgaagaaagaggagaagtCAGGGCCTGGGCAGTCACCTACACAAGGAACCCCTAAGAAAGAAGACTCCGCAAAGGCAGGCAAGGGGA AAGTAACCATCCCTGAGCAGAAACTAAGCAAGGGAAAGGGGGCCAAGACTGGGAGCAAAGAGAAGCGCAGCATCCTCATGGAGTCTGAG CACTCGGGACAAAGCCTGGACTATAACCGGCCCTCAAAACAt CTGGTTGGGGAAGGTGCTGAGATGGTCAACCCGCTCCTGGAGCCTGTGGAGCACCGCGATGGCAAAGTTTTCATGCCTGGGAACAAGATCCTCTTGCACCTCAATCTTCTCC GAAACCGCATCacagaggtggggctggaggcCTTCCTCACCGTGGTGCAGTACCAGGCGCAATTCGCCAAATCCAAGAGCGCGTCCAAGGGCCCCGTGGGGCTGCTGTGGCTGTCCCTGGCG AAAAACTGCTTCTCCCCACAATGTCCTACGTACACTATGATCCAGGAGTTGATGCTGCCAAGGGACCCCATCAGTAAATGCAAGCACAGAGAGGAGGAGCCCGTGGCTTGTTCCACCTAG
- the LRRC71 gene encoding leucine-rich repeat-containing protein 71 isoform X1: MAVRMSASMEGLRAAPRPEAPRRRAWERGAGPGSQAGGARGWVGRPLVSAALWWRPWAPAGELRAARPFPAHSRPAPAEEYQCTGILEVDFAELCTRWGYTDFPKVVTRPRPQPTFAPSASTSEKPTVDDQRLSGSCSLNSLESKYVFFRPTIQVELEPEDKSVKEIYIRGWKVEERILGIFSKCLPSLSQLQAINLWKVGLTDKTLTTFIALLPLCSSTLRKVSLEGNPLPEQSYHKLMAADSTIAHLSLRNNNIDDRGAQLLGQALSTLHSCNRTLVSLNLGFNHIGDEGAGYIADGLRLNRSLLWLSLAHNRIQDKGALKLAEVLRPFELTHTEVVERRRLLLEKGSQERSRSPSTSRHGDSKTERDKNQLMGVSSFALVEKDKTQTVKTPKGLGKKKEKSGEVVKKEEKSGPGQSPTQGTPKKEDSAKAGKGKVTIPEQKLSKGKGAKTGSKEKRSILMESEHSGQSLDYNRPSKHQLVGEGAEMVNPLLEPVEHRDGKVFMPGNKILLHLNLLRNRITEVGLEAFLTVVQYQAQFAKSKSASKGPVGLLWLSLAKNCFSPQCPTYTMIQELMLPRDPISKCKHREEEPVACST, encoded by the exons ATGGCCGTAAGGATGTCTGCCTCTATGGAGGGGCTCCGGGCCGCCCCGAGGCCAGAAGCCCCGCGCAGGCGAGCGTGGGAACGCGGCGCTGGGCCCGGATCCCAGGCGGGAGGGGCGCGGGGCTGGGTGGGGCGTCCTCTGGtctctgctgccctctggtgGCGGCCTTGGGCTCCAGCCGGCGAGCTCCGCGCGGCTCGGCCCTTTCCCGCCCACTCTCGCCCCGCCCCGGCAGAGGAGTACCAGTGCACTGGCATCCTCGAGGTGGACTTCGCTGAGCTCTGCACGCGGTGGGGCTACACGGACTTCCCCAAAGTGGTCACCCGACCCCGCCCGCAGCCGACCTTCGCCCCCTCGGCCTCTACGTCGGAGAAGCCCACAGTAG ATGACCAGCGGCTGTCGGGGTCCTGCAGCCTCAACAGCCTGGAGAGCAAATACGTGTTCTTCCGGCCCACCATCCAGGTGGAGCTGGAGCCGGAGGACAAGTCCGTGAAGGAAATCTACATTCGCG GTTGGAAGGTTGAGGAGCGGATCCTGGGTATCTTCTCGAAGTGTCTGCCCTCCCTCAGCCAGCTGCAGGCCATCAA CTTGTGGAAGGTGGGGCTGACTGATAAGACCCTGACTACCTTCATCGCCCTCTTGCCTCTCTGCTCATCCACGCTCAG GAAGGTGTCTCTGGAGGGGAACCCACTGCCGGAGCAGTCCTACCACAAGCTCATGGCAGCAGACAGCAC GATCGCGCATTTGTCTTTGCGGAACAACAACATCGACGACCGCGGGGCGCAGCTCCTGGGTCAGGCCCTGTCTACGCTGCACAGCTGCAACCGGACCCTGGTCTCGCTCAACCTGGGCTTCAACCACATCGGGGACGAGGGCGCGGGCTACATCGCAGAT ggCCTCCGGCTCAATCGCTCCCTGCTCTGGCTGTCCCTGGCCCACAACCGCATCCAGGACAAGGGCGCCCTGAAGCTGGCTGAG GTCCTGCGCCCGTTCGAGCTGACACATACCGAGGTGGTGGAGCGCCGGCGCCTCCTGCTGGAGAAAGGTTCGCAGGAGCGCTCGCGATCG CCTTCCACCTCTCGGCACGGGGACTCCAAAACAGAGCGTGACAAGAACCAGCTGATGGGGGTCAGCAGTTTTGCACTGGTGGAGAAGGACAAGACGCAGACAGTGAAGACACCCAAGGGTCTGGGCAAGAAAAAGGAGAAGTCGGGG GAAGTggtgaagaaagaggagaagtCAGGGCCTGGGCAGTCACCTACACAAGGAACCCCTAAGAAAGAAGACTCCGCAAAGGCAGGCAAGGGGA AAGTAACCATCCCTGAGCAGAAACTAAGCAAGGGAAAGGGGGCCAAGACTGGGAGCAAAGAGAAGCGCAGCATCCTCATGGAGTCTGAG CACTCGGGACAAAGCCTGGACTATAACCGGCCCTCAAAACAt CAGCTGGTTGGGGAAGGTGCTGAGATGGTCAACCCGCTCCTGGAGCCTGTGGAGCACCGCGATGGCAAAGTTTTCATGCCTGGGAACAAGATCCTCTTGCACCTCAATCTTCTCC GAAACCGCATCacagaggtggggctggaggcCTTCCTCACCGTGGTGCAGTACCAGGCGCAATTCGCCAAATCCAAGAGCGCGTCCAAGGGCCCCGTGGGGCTGCTGTGGCTGTCCCTGGCG AAAAACTGCTTCTCCCCACAATGTCCTACGTACACTATGATCCAGGAGTTGATGCTGCCAAGGGACCCCATCAGTAAATGCAAGCACAGAGAGGAGGAGCCCGTGGCTTGTTCCACCTAG
- the LRRC71 gene encoding leucine-rich repeat-containing protein 71 isoform X4, protein MSGEASAPPATSPRAPRPGIQKSSGAVTKKGDRGAKEKPATVLPPVGEEEPKNPEEYQCTGILEVDFAELCTRWGYTDFPKVVTRPRPQPTFAPSASTSEKPTVDDQRLSGSCSLNSLESKYVFFRPTIQVELEPEDKSVKEIYIRGWKVEERILGIFSKCLPSLSQLQAINLWKVGLTDKTLTTFIALLPLCSSTLRKVSLEGNPLPEQSYHKLMAADSTIAHLSLRNNNIDDRGAQLLGQALSTLHSCNRTLVSLNLGFNHIGDEGAGYIADGLRLNRSLLWLSLAHNRIQDKGALKLAEVLRPFELTHTEVVERRRLLLEKGSQERSRSPSTSRHGDSKTERDKNQLMGVSSFALVEKDKTQTVKTPKGLGKKKEKSGEVVKKEEKSGPGQSPTQGTPKKEDSAKAGKGKVTIPEQKLSKGKGAKTGSKEKRSILMESELVGEGAEMVNPLLEPVEHRDGKVFMPGNKILLHLNLLRNRITEVGLEAFLTVVQYQAQFAKSKSASKGPVGLLWLSLAKNCFSPQCPTYTMIQELMLPRDPISKCKHREEEPVACST, encoded by the exons AGGAGTACCAGTGCACTGGCATCCTCGAGGTGGACTTCGCTGAGCTCTGCACGCGGTGGGGCTACACGGACTTCCCCAAAGTGGTCACCCGACCCCGCCCGCAGCCGACCTTCGCCCCCTCGGCCTCTACGTCGGAGAAGCCCACAGTAG ATGACCAGCGGCTGTCGGGGTCCTGCAGCCTCAACAGCCTGGAGAGCAAATACGTGTTCTTCCGGCCCACCATCCAGGTGGAGCTGGAGCCGGAGGACAAGTCCGTGAAGGAAATCTACATTCGCG GTTGGAAGGTTGAGGAGCGGATCCTGGGTATCTTCTCGAAGTGTCTGCCCTCCCTCAGCCAGCTGCAGGCCATCAA CTTGTGGAAGGTGGGGCTGACTGATAAGACCCTGACTACCTTCATCGCCCTCTTGCCTCTCTGCTCATCCACGCTCAG GAAGGTGTCTCTGGAGGGGAACCCACTGCCGGAGCAGTCCTACCACAAGCTCATGGCAGCAGACAGCAC GATCGCGCATTTGTCTTTGCGGAACAACAACATCGACGACCGCGGGGCGCAGCTCCTGGGTCAGGCCCTGTCTACGCTGCACAGCTGCAACCGGACCCTGGTCTCGCTCAACCTGGGCTTCAACCACATCGGGGACGAGGGCGCGGGCTACATCGCAGAT ggCCTCCGGCTCAATCGCTCCCTGCTCTGGCTGTCCCTGGCCCACAACCGCATCCAGGACAAGGGCGCCCTGAAGCTGGCTGAG GTCCTGCGCCCGTTCGAGCTGACACATACCGAGGTGGTGGAGCGCCGGCGCCTCCTGCTGGAGAAAGGTTCGCAGGAGCGCTCGCGATCG CCTTCCACCTCTCGGCACGGGGACTCCAAAACAGAGCGTGACAAGAACCAGCTGATGGGGGTCAGCAGTTTTGCACTGGTGGAGAAGGACAAGACGCAGACAGTGAAGACACCCAAGGGTCTGGGCAAGAAAAAGGAGAAGTCGGGG GAAGTggtgaagaaagaggagaagtCAGGGCCTGGGCAGTCACCTACACAAGGAACCCCTAAGAAAGAAGACTCCGCAAAGGCAGGCAAGGGGA AAGTAACCATCCCTGAGCAGAAACTAAGCAAGGGAAAGGGGGCCAAGACTGGGAGCAAAGAGAAGCGCAGCATCCTCATGGAGTCTGAG CTGGTTGGGGAAGGTGCTGAGATGGTCAACCCGCTCCTGGAGCCTGTGGAGCACCGCGATGGCAAAGTTTTCATGCCTGGGAACAAGATCCTCTTGCACCTCAATCTTCTCC GAAACCGCATCacagaggtggggctggaggcCTTCCTCACCGTGGTGCAGTACCAGGCGCAATTCGCCAAATCCAAGAGCGCGTCCAAGGGCCCCGTGGGGCTGCTGTGGCTGTCCCTGGCG AAAAACTGCTTCTCCCCACAATGTCCTACGTACACTATGATCCAGGAGTTGATGCTGCCAAGGGACCCCATCAGTAAATGCAAGCACAGAGAGGAGGAGCCCGTGGCTTGTTCCACCTAG
- the LRRC71 gene encoding leucine-rich repeat-containing protein 71 isoform X3 codes for MSGEASAPPATSPRAPRPGIQKSSGAVTKKGDRGAKEKPATVLPPVGEEEPKNPEEYQCTGILEVDFAELCTRWGYTDFPKVVTRPRPQPTFAPSASTSEKPTVDDQRLSGSCSLNSLESKYVFFRPTIQVELEPEDKSVKEIYIRGWKVEERILGIFSKCLPSLSQLQAINLWKVGLTDKTLTTFIALLPLCSSTLRKVSLEGNPLPEQSYHKLMAADSTIAHLSLRNNNIDDRGAQLLGQALSTLHSCNRTLVSLNLGFNHIGDEGAGYIADGLRLNRSLLWLSLAHNRIQDKGALKLAEVLRPFELTHTEVVERRRLLLEKGSQERSRSPSTSRHGDSKTERDKNQLMGVSSFALVEKDKTQTVKTPKGLGKKKEKSGEVVKKEEKSGPGQSPTQGTPKKEDSAKAGKGKVTIPEQKLSKGKGAKTGSKEKRSILMESEHSGQSLDYNRPSKHQLVGEGAEMVNPLLEPVEHRDGKVFMPGNKILLHLNLLRNRITEVGLEAFLTVVQYQAQFAKSKSASKGPVGLLWLSLAKNCFSPQCPTYTMIQELMLPRDPISKCKHREEEPVACST; via the exons AGGAGTACCAGTGCACTGGCATCCTCGAGGTGGACTTCGCTGAGCTCTGCACGCGGTGGGGCTACACGGACTTCCCCAAAGTGGTCACCCGACCCCGCCCGCAGCCGACCTTCGCCCCCTCGGCCTCTACGTCGGAGAAGCCCACAGTAG ATGACCAGCGGCTGTCGGGGTCCTGCAGCCTCAACAGCCTGGAGAGCAAATACGTGTTCTTCCGGCCCACCATCCAGGTGGAGCTGGAGCCGGAGGACAAGTCCGTGAAGGAAATCTACATTCGCG GTTGGAAGGTTGAGGAGCGGATCCTGGGTATCTTCTCGAAGTGTCTGCCCTCCCTCAGCCAGCTGCAGGCCATCAA CTTGTGGAAGGTGGGGCTGACTGATAAGACCCTGACTACCTTCATCGCCCTCTTGCCTCTCTGCTCATCCACGCTCAG GAAGGTGTCTCTGGAGGGGAACCCACTGCCGGAGCAGTCCTACCACAAGCTCATGGCAGCAGACAGCAC GATCGCGCATTTGTCTTTGCGGAACAACAACATCGACGACCGCGGGGCGCAGCTCCTGGGTCAGGCCCTGTCTACGCTGCACAGCTGCAACCGGACCCTGGTCTCGCTCAACCTGGGCTTCAACCACATCGGGGACGAGGGCGCGGGCTACATCGCAGAT ggCCTCCGGCTCAATCGCTCCCTGCTCTGGCTGTCCCTGGCCCACAACCGCATCCAGGACAAGGGCGCCCTGAAGCTGGCTGAG GTCCTGCGCCCGTTCGAGCTGACACATACCGAGGTGGTGGAGCGCCGGCGCCTCCTGCTGGAGAAAGGTTCGCAGGAGCGCTCGCGATCG CCTTCCACCTCTCGGCACGGGGACTCCAAAACAGAGCGTGACAAGAACCAGCTGATGGGGGTCAGCAGTTTTGCACTGGTGGAGAAGGACAAGACGCAGACAGTGAAGACACCCAAGGGTCTGGGCAAGAAAAAGGAGAAGTCGGGG GAAGTggtgaagaaagaggagaagtCAGGGCCTGGGCAGTCACCTACACAAGGAACCCCTAAGAAAGAAGACTCCGCAAAGGCAGGCAAGGGGA AAGTAACCATCCCTGAGCAGAAACTAAGCAAGGGAAAGGGGGCCAAGACTGGGAGCAAAGAGAAGCGCAGCATCCTCATGGAGTCTGAG CACTCGGGACAAAGCCTGGACTATAACCGGCCCTCAAAACAt CAGCTGGTTGGGGAAGGTGCTGAGATGGTCAACCCGCTCCTGGAGCCTGTGGAGCACCGCGATGGCAAAGTTTTCATGCCTGGGAACAAGATCCTCTTGCACCTCAATCTTCTCC GAAACCGCATCacagaggtggggctggaggcCTTCCTCACCGTGGTGCAGTACCAGGCGCAATTCGCCAAATCCAAGAGCGCGTCCAAGGGCCCCGTGGGGCTGCTGTGGCTGTCCCTGGCG AAAAACTGCTTCTCCCCACAATGTCCTACGTACACTATGATCCAGGAGTTGATGCTGCCAAGGGACCCCATCAGTAAATGCAAGCACAGAGAGGAGGAGCCCGTGGCTTGTTCCACCTAG